One genomic segment of Pyruvatibacter mobilis includes these proteins:
- a CDS encoding PIG-L deacetylase family protein — translation MRETIGRLVMVIGGIMLFAAMIGVIWLDAQFEEPGVTHVPSLADELGAKRVLAIFAHPDDEQLVAALLSRAVEGGAEVFMITATAGEAGTQMPQVARQQELGIIRTAEVLKNGYALGLKAQEVWGMPDGGLERDVPFLALVMEIVKAFHRYEPDLVVTFWPESGASAHPDHMRMGLAAREAVRQFEGIHVYQGPRHVAYTLMPRGAMRSLGGERGAFVADNQPDPTHSMPGDTHLKQRGWDLHHSQRDYVAHAYGAPANVLYAFFDKEFYFVEEVGAE, via the coding sequence ATGCGGGAAACAATCGGCCGGCTGGTTATGGTCATTGGCGGCATCATGCTGTTCGCGGCGATGATCGGGGTCATCTGGCTGGATGCGCAGTTCGAGGAGCCCGGCGTGACCCATGTCCCATCGCTGGCCGATGAGTTGGGTGCCAAGCGCGTTCTGGCGATCTTCGCCCATCCCGACGACGAGCAGCTGGTGGCAGCCCTCCTTTCCCGCGCTGTTGAGGGCGGGGCTGAGGTTTTCATGATCACTGCCACGGCGGGTGAAGCGGGCACGCAGATGCCGCAGGTGGCCCGGCAGCAGGAACTCGGCATCATCCGTACCGCCGAGGTCCTGAAGAACGGATATGCGTTGGGGCTCAAGGCGCAGGAAGTGTGGGGCATGCCCGATGGCGGGCTTGAGCGGGATGTGCCGTTCCTGGCGCTGGTGATGGAGATCGTGAAGGCGTTTCATCGCTACGAGCCGGATCTCGTCGTCACCTTCTGGCCGGAAAGCGGGGCCAGTGCGCATCCGGACCACATGCGCATGGGGCTTGCCGCGCGTGAAGCAGTGCGCCAGTTCGAGGGCATCCACGTCTATCAGGGCCCCCGCCACGTCGCCTACACGCTGATGCCGCGCGGGGCCATGCGGTCGCTGGGCGGCGAGCGCGGCGCCTTCGTGGCCGACAACCAGCCCGACCCCACCCATTCCATGCCCGGCGACACCCATCTCAAACAGCGCGGCTGGGATTTGCATCACAGTCAGCGGGACTATGTCGCCCACGCCTATGGCGCGCCCGCCAATGTGCTGTACGCGTTCTTCGACAAGGAGTTTTATTTCGTCGAAGAGGTTGGCGCCGAATGA
- the dapF gene encoding diaminopimelate epimerase gives MTVPFHKMNGLGNEIVVIDARDNALALDADAARLIGSTETGPGCDQIMVIGPGRDGTDVTTAIWNKSGEEVEACGNGARCVAAYLYKAGLSGDIRMGTLGGDIVASDAGNGQITIDMGVPRFGWQDIPLAEEIRDTRAIELQIGPIDAPILHSPSVANVGNPHAIFWVKDADAYDLEKIGPLLENHPMFPERANISLAQVIDRNTIRTRVWERGAGATRACGTAACAIAVSAARKGLTERDVTVHLPGGPLHILWNDDDHIMMTGPAEFEFDGEIELSGAA, from the coding sequence ATGACAGTCCCGTTTCACAAGATGAATGGCCTCGGCAACGAGATCGTGGTGATCGACGCCCGCGACAATGCGCTTGCATTGGACGCCGACGCCGCGCGCCTGATCGGCAGCACCGAGACCGGCCCCGGCTGCGACCAGATCATGGTGATCGGCCCCGGCCGTGATGGGACGGATGTCACCACCGCCATCTGGAACAAGTCCGGTGAAGAAGTGGAAGCCTGCGGCAACGGTGCGCGCTGTGTGGCCGCCTATCTCTACAAGGCAGGGCTTTCCGGCGACATCCGCATGGGGACCCTGGGCGGCGACATCGTGGCGAGTGACGCGGGCAACGGGCAGATCACCATCGACATGGGCGTGCCGCGCTTCGGCTGGCAGGATATTCCGCTGGCGGAGGAAATCCGCGACACCCGCGCCATCGAATTGCAGATCGGCCCCATCGACGCCCCCATCCTCCATTCGCCGTCCGTTGCCAATGTGGGCAACCCGCACGCGATCTTCTGGGTCAAGGATGCGGACGCCTATGATCTGGAGAAGATCGGCCCGCTGCTCGAGAACCATCCGATGTTCCCCGAGCGCGCCAACATCTCGCTGGCCCAGGTGATTGACCGCAACACCATCCGCACCCGGGTGTGGGAGCGCGGGGCGGGTGCCACGCGCGCCTGCGGCACCGCGGCCTGCGCCATCGCCGTCTCCGCCGCCCGCAAGGGGCTGACGGAGCGCGACGTGACTGTGCACCTGCCCGGCGGCCCGCTGCATATTTTGTGGAACGACGACGACCACATCATGATGACCGGCCCCGCCGAGTTCGAGTTCGACGGCGAGATCGAGCTTTCAGGAGCCGCGTGA
- the ftsY gene encoding signal recognition particle-docking protein FtsY: MSDQTTPDIEPDLKKPARIIDFGSDTPAPAAAPEKKGLFKRLKEGLSRSTSSMTTGIASVFTKRKLDGATVDELEDLLIQADLGIETATAITDAVSDGRYDKEVDEAEVRSIVASEVAKVLEPVEQPILLDGTHKPHVILVVGVNGTGKTTTIGKLAKHITQAGKSVVLGAGDTFRAAAIDQLKIWGERIGAPVVARDVGADSAGLAFDAIARAQETNADVVMIDTAGRLHNKAELMSELEKVVRVIKKRDETAPHTVLLVLDATTGQNAVNQVDVFTRAVGVTGLIMTKLDGTARGGILVAIAKKAGLPVHAIGVGEGEDDLQPFVARNFANAIAGLDETATPTSSSE, from the coding sequence ATGAGTGACCAAACGACGCCGGATATTGAACCGGACCTCAAAAAGCCTGCCCGCATCATTGATTTCGGCAGCGACACACCGGCACCCGCCGCGGCGCCCGAGAAGAAGGGCCTGTTCAAGCGCCTGAAGGAAGGCCTGAGCCGCTCCACCTCCTCGATGACCACGGGCATCGCCTCGGTCTTCACCAAGCGCAAGCTGGACGGGGCGACAGTGGACGAGCTGGAGGACCTGCTGATCCAGGCCGATCTCGGCATCGAGACGGCAACCGCGATCACAGATGCGGTCAGCGACGGGCGTTATGACAAGGAAGTAGACGAGGCAGAAGTCCGCTCCATCGTGGCGTCCGAAGTGGCGAAGGTGCTGGAGCCGGTCGAACAGCCGATCCTGCTAGACGGCACCCACAAGCCGCATGTCATTCTGGTGGTCGGCGTCAACGGCACCGGCAAGACCACCACCATCGGCAAGCTCGCGAAGCACATCACCCAGGCCGGCAAATCAGTGGTGCTGGGCGCGGGCGACACCTTCCGCGCGGCCGCCATCGACCAGCTGAAGATCTGGGGGGAGCGCATCGGCGCGCCCGTCGTCGCCCGCGACGTCGGCGCGGATTCCGCGGGGCTTGCCTTCGACGCCATCGCCAGGGCGCAGGAGACGAACGCAGACGTTGTGATGATCGACACAGCCGGCCGCCTGCACAACAAGGCGGAGCTGATGTCGGAACTCGAAAAGGTCGTGCGCGTTATCAAAAAGCGCGATGAAACCGCACCGCACACGGTTCTTCTTGTGCTTGACGCCACGACCGGCCAGAACGCCGTCAACCAGGTGGACGTCTTCACCAGGGCAGTGGGCGTGACCGGCCTCATCATGACAAAGCTGGACGGCACCGCGCGCGGCGGCATTCTCGTTGCCATCGCCAAAAAGGCGGGTCTGCCCGTTCACGCAATCGGGGTTGGCGAAGGCGAGGATGATCTGCAACCCTTCGTGGCCCGTAACTTCGCCAATGCCATTGCCGGTCTGGACGAGACCGCCACCCCGACTTCCAGCAGCGAGTAA
- the mtaB gene encoding tRNA (N(6)-L-threonylcarbamoyladenosine(37)-C(2))-methylthiotransferase MtaB, whose translation MADPEIITFGCRLNAYESEVMRDHARAGGMDNAIIINTCAVTSEAVRQARQAIRKARRDHPEAEIIVTGCAAQIEPETFAQMPEISRIVGNAEKTKAETFLKGSNAPRVAVADIMAVRETAGHLIAGFEARARAFVEVQNGCDHRCTFCVIPYGRGNSRSVAAGEVVSQIRKLVENGTQEVVLTGVDLTSWGGDLPGTPPLGNLVQRILKLVPELPRLRLSSIDSIEADPDLMRAIAEEERLMPHLHLSLQHGHDMILKRMKRRHSRADAIAFCEEARRLRPEIAFGADLMAGFPTETDDMHAANLSLIEACGLSHVHVFPYSARPMTPAAKMPPVDGATIKARAAELRARASTALEARLDAHVGTTVRLLAEKPDEGHTDDFAAVRLSTPVAPGTICRADVTARHGATLVATPNLSAAA comes from the coding sequence ATGGCGGACCCGGAGATCATCACCTTCGGCTGCCGCCTCAACGCCTACGAGAGCGAGGTGATGCGCGACCATGCGCGCGCCGGCGGCATGGACAACGCCATTATCATCAATACCTGCGCTGTGACCAGCGAAGCGGTGCGCCAGGCCCGCCAGGCGATCCGCAAGGCGCGGCGCGATCATCCGGAAGCGGAGATCATCGTTACAGGCTGCGCGGCACAGATAGAGCCCGAGACATTCGCGCAGATGCCGGAGATCTCCCGCATCGTCGGCAACGCGGAAAAGACCAAGGCCGAAACCTTCCTCAAGGGCAGCAACGCGCCGCGCGTCGCCGTCGCCGACATCATGGCCGTGCGCGAAACCGCAGGGCATCTGATCGCCGGCTTCGAGGCCCGCGCGCGAGCCTTCGTGGAGGTGCAGAATGGCTGCGACCATCGCTGCACCTTCTGCGTCATCCCATACGGTCGCGGCAATTCCCGCTCCGTTGCTGCCGGTGAAGTCGTCAGCCAGATCCGCAAGCTGGTCGAGAACGGCACGCAGGAAGTGGTGCTGACCGGTGTCGACCTGACGTCCTGGGGCGGCGACCTGCCCGGCACCCCGCCGCTCGGCAACCTCGTGCAGCGCATTCTCAAGCTGGTGCCTGAGCTTCCGCGCCTGCGCCTGTCGTCGATCGATTCCATCGAGGCCGACCCGGACCTGATGCGCGCCATTGCCGAGGAAGAGCGCCTGATGCCGCATCTGCATCTGTCTCTGCAGCACGGCCACGACATGATCCTGAAGCGGATGAAGCGGCGGCATTCGCGGGCCGACGCCATCGCCTTCTGCGAGGAAGCCCGCCGCCTGCGCCCGGAGATCGCCTTCGGGGCCGACCTCATGGCCGGCTTCCCGACCGAAACGGACGACATGCACGCAGCCAATCTATCGCTGATAGAGGCCTGCGGCCTCAGCCATGTGCATGTGTTCCCCTATTCAGCCCGCCCCATGACGCCTGCCGCCAAGATGCCGCCCGTTGACGGCGCCACCATCAAGGCGCGCGCTGCTGAGCTGCGCGCCAGGGCGTCCACAGCGCTGGAAGCCCGGCTCGACGCCCATGTGGGCACCACTGTGCGCCTGCTTGCCGAAAAGCCGGATGAGGGGCACACGGATGATTTTGCCGCCGTGCGCCTCAGCACGCCCGTTGCGCCCGGCACCATCTGCCGGGCTGACGTGACCGCACGTCACGGCGCCACCCTTGTTGCCACCCCGAACCTGTCTGCCGCTGCATGA
- a CDS encoding DUF2804 domain-containing protein, whose amino-acid sequence MSTQHELSPGPLHDARGHLTEAGYATDERKRYSRAAIRAPWYRIKEWDYYGIFGDDYGIGLVIADNSYMGLLSVTWFDFTARTMRDVAAIPLFTRGQLGLPESADTGDIAASHKGVSLDFRHVDGGRRLILDCPAFEGGKGLAGEIFLAQPDMDRMTIATPFPEGDRLFYYNQKINCLAATGEVTVAGVPHSFSPDRHFGVLDWGRGCWAYDNVWYWGSASGLVQGRPFGFNIGYGFGDTSAASENMVFVDGRAHKLDQVTFHIPEEGFDAAPWRFSSNDGRFEMDFEPVFDRAAYTNLGLIRSDTHQTFGHFSGRVRLDDGSVLEVERLLGFAEEVKNRW is encoded by the coding sequence ATGAGCACGCAGCATGAACTTTCTCCCGGCCCGCTGCATGATGCCCGGGGCCATCTGACCGAGGCGGGCTACGCGACGGACGAGCGCAAGCGCTACAGCCGCGCGGCCATCCGGGCGCCCTGGTACCGCATCAAGGAATGGGACTATTACGGCATTTTCGGTGACGATTACGGCATCGGCCTCGTCATCGCCGATAATTCCTATATGGGGCTTCTGTCGGTCACCTGGTTCGACTTCACCGCGCGCACCATGCGCGATGTCGCGGCCATTCCGCTGTTCACCCGCGGGCAGCTGGGCCTGCCGGAAAGCGCGGATACGGGCGATATCGCTGCGTCGCACAAGGGCGTGTCGCTTGACTTCCGCCATGTGGATGGCGGGCGGCGGCTGATCCTGGATTGCCCGGCATTCGAGGGCGGCAAGGGGCTTGCGGGCGAGATATTCCTCGCCCAGCCCGACATGGACCGGATGACCATCGCCACGCCCTTTCCCGAAGGCGACCGGCTTTTTTATTACAACCAGAAGATCAACTGCCTCGCCGCCACCGGCGAAGTGACGGTAGCGGGCGTGCCCCATAGCTTTTCGCCGGACCGGCATTTCGGGGTGCTCGACTGGGGCCGCGGCTGCTGGGCCTATGACAATGTCTGGTACTGGGGCTCCGCCTCGGGCCTCGTCCAGGGGCGGCCCTTCGGGTTCAATATCGGCTACGGCTTCGGCGATACCTCGGCGGCGAGCGAGAACATGGTGTTCGTCGATGGCCGGGCGCACAAGCTCGATCAGGTGACCTTCCACATCCCCGAGGAAGGCTTTGACGCCGCACCGTGGCGGTTTTCCTCCAATGACGGGCGGTTCGAGATGGATTTCGAGCCGGTGTTCGACCGGGCTGCCTACACCAATCTCGGCCTCATCCGCTCCGACACCCACCAGACCTTCGGCCATTTCTCCGGCCGCGTGCGGCTGGATGACGGCTCGGTGCTGGAAGTGGAGCGGCTTCTCGGCTTTGCGGAAGAGGTGAAGAACCGGTGGTGA